The following nucleotide sequence is from Flavobacterium sp. N1736.
TTTCGAAAACGTTTTCGATTCCGAATTCTTAAATTGAAGTTAAATAGTAATTAAGTTTACATTCAATAAAGAAAACTTTACTAACCAAACCGAAAAAAAATGAAAAAGCAACATTCTTATTTAAGCATAATATTTTTATTATTGTGCTTGGTTTTTGCTCCAAATAATCTATTTGCCCAAGCAAAAAATACTGTTTCCGGAAAAGTATCAGACGAAACCGGACAAACAGTTCCGGGAGCAAATGTATCTTTAAAAGACACGGGAAAAAGTACGGTAACAGATGAAAATGGAAATTATATTTTCTCAGATGTTATTGCCGGAAGTTATACTGTAGAAGCCACAAATGTAGGTTACAAAACATACAGTAAAGAAATTACAGTTAAAGAAGGCGAGTCATTACAAGTAAACTTATTGCTTGAAGGCGAATCACAAAACTTAAAAGAAGTAGTGGTAACGGGATCTTCAACGCCAAGATCAAAACTAGAATCAAGCGTTGCAATTACTACAATGGGCGCAAAAGCAATAGAAGACAGAGCACCATCAAGTACGGCGGCTTTATTGCAAACAATTCCCGGATTTGTGGTGGAAGCATCAGGAGGAGAAATTGGAAATAACCTTTTTGCAAGAGGAATTCCGTCTGCCGGAGCGTATGAATATGTACAAATTCAGGAAGACGGTTTGCCGGTTTTTGAAGACGGAGCTTTGCAATTTGCCAACGCCGATACTTTTTACAGATTAGATGAAACCGTAAGCAAAATGGAAGCCGTTCGTGGAGGTTCTGCCTCTATTTTTGCCAATAATGCTCCGGGTGGAATCATCAACTTTATTTCAAAAACGGGTCAGAATGAATTTATGGGTAGAGCAAAATTCACGACTTCAGATTATGGAATGTTCAGAACTGATCTTAATTTATCAGGCGCTTTAATTCAGGATAAATTATTTTTTAATGTCGGCGGATTTTACAGAGCCGATAATGGCGTAAGAAATACCGGTTTTACAGCAAATAAAGGCGGACAAATAAAAGGAAACATTACGTATAAATTTGATGACAGCGATTATTTAAGAGTTAACTTCAAACATCTTGATGACAGAAATACGTTCTATTTGCCAATTCCGCTAAAAAGTAATAACGGAAAAATTGAAGGAATTGATGGTTTCAACCCAAATTACGGAACATTGACTTCGGTAAATTTCAGTCATTTAAACGTGCCTCAATATGGCGGCGGAACTTTTAGCGCAGATTTAGAAGATGGTTCTCATCCGGTTATCAACTCGATTGGAGCTGAATTTAAAAAGAAAATATCTGAGAAAGTTACGTTCAAAAATGCATTCAAACAAACGAGCATTGACTTGAATTATAATGCTATTTTCCCAAATGGCGGACCTTGGACTCAAGATGCTTATGCAACAGATATTCAAAATACAACTGCCGGAAATCTTGCTTATTCGTATGTCGATAATGGTGCGGCTTTAGATCCAAATGCTTTAATTATGAGGGCAGATCTTTGGCACATCCAGAAAAAGATGAACAATTTTGCTAATAATTTTTCTTTTTCTTTTGATTTAGATCCGGTGAAATTAACGGCTGGTTACTACTATTCTAACTGGAAATCAAATCAATACTGGAACTGGAATTCTTATTTAGTAAGCGTTTCAGACAATCCAAGATTATTAAATGTAAAAGATAATACGACTGGGGTTGATCACACCTGGAATGGCGTAGAAAGAATTACGTGGCTTGAAAGAGATGCGCAAACAAAAGGGCTTTTGAATGATATTTATGCTGACGCCGAAATTAAAGCGACAGATAATCTGACTTTCAACGCAGGTTTAAGATACAATAAAGACAAATATTCAGGATACAGAGACAACGCCAGATTTTTTGCTGAAGATTTAGGAATTTTAGACAACAATACGGCCGATGATGCGGTTACAACTGTAAAAGGAAATCCGTATACGTATTGGAGATATGACGTGAGCGAATGGTCTTATACTGCGGCTGGAAACTATAAATTTAATGATAAAATGGCTTCGTATGTGCGTTACAGCCATGGCTTTAGATCACCAATTGAAGAATCATTTTATGATAATGCAGCCGATTTAAGTAAATTGGAAAATACACAAGTAAACCAGTTTGAATTGGGTTATAAATATGCTAATTCGTTCTTCTCTGTAAATGCGAATTTATTTCACATGGGTTTAAAAAATGTGGCTTTCACCGATATTTTATCTGACGGTTCTTCTGAGAATAAATTTGCCGATGTAAATAATATTGGTCTTGAAGTAGAAACGAATGCGAGATATGAAATGGTAAAACTGAACTTTACATTCACCGTTCAAAAACCGGAATATGATAATTTTACAGGAACAAATGCAGATGGTTCTACTTTTGATTTTAACGGAAACACAGCAAGAAGAATCCCTAAATTTTTCTGTAACCTAAGACCGGAAGTTGATATTACAAAAGATTTTACGGCTTATGTTCAGTTTTCTTATTACGATAAAAAATTCACGAATCAGGACAACAGACAGGTTTTACCGGCTTATAAAGAAGTTGGAGCAGGTTTAAATTATACCTATAATAATCTTCGTTTTGCAGTTGATGCTTCGAATTTATTTAACGAAATTGGTTTAACAGAAGGAGATCCGAGACAAACAACATCTGCAGCAAGTGATGTATTTATGGCAAGACCAATTTTAGGCCGCGCCTTTAGATTTTCGGTTGCCGTTAATTTCTAAATTTAGATATAAACCATAAAAATATTAAACACATAGAAACATAGATTTTATCTTTAAAAAGAGCAAAAAAGAAACCAGTTTCCACACATAGTCTATGTTAATTAATGTAAGTGAAACGCCTTTTGAGTGCAATCTAAACTATGTTTCTATGTGTTAAAATTACAACCAACGAAATGACCACAAAGCATAGACAAAACAAATTAAAAAAATGAAAAACATAGGAATCAAAATCTCTCTTTACCTTAATTATTTTGTCTTTGCTATTTTATTAAACAGCGTAGGAATCGTGATTTTAAAATCGCAGAGAAATTACGGAGTTGATGAAGTTCAGGCCAGTATTTTAGAGGCTTTTAAAGACATGCCAATCGCTATTGTATCATTTTTTATCGCTTCTTTTTTACCAAGAATTGGCTATAGAAAAGCGATGCTTACGGGTTTAGGTTTGGTTACTTTGGCTTGTATTTCTATGTATTTTGGAAACTCTTTTGATAATGCTAAAATCTTGTTTGCAACCGTTGGAGTTTCGTTTGCTTTGATAAAAGTTTCGGTTTATTCATTAATAGGAACCGTGACCGAAACCAAGAAAGAGCACAACGCTTTAATGAGCAGTATTGAAGGTTTTTTTATGGTTGGAATTGCTTTGGCTTATTTTTTATTCCCGGCTTTTAATAACGAAAACGATCCAAATTCATGGTTGAATGTGTATTGGTTTCTGGCTGGATTATCATTGCTTTCGTTCTTGTTTTTATTTTTTGTAAAATTCGAAGAAGCCGAAGTTTCAGCAGGCGCAAACCTTAAAGATGATTTCATGCAAATGTTCAAATTAATGGCAAAATTGCTTACTGTTATTTTTGTTATTAGCGTCTTTTTATTTGTAATGATCGAACAGGGAATCCTTTCCTGGTTGCCAACATTCAATACAAAAGTGCTTCATTTACCGGAGAATATCAGTATTATGATGGCTAGTATTTTGGCAATTTCATTAGCTATCGGAAGATTGATTGCAGGCATTGTAACCAAAAAAGTAAACTGGATCTGGGTTTTAAGTTTCTGTATTATATCGGCAATGTTGCTGGTTATTTTTGTGCTCCCAAAAACTGTTGGATTAGAAGTAAAA
It contains:
- a CDS encoding TonB-dependent receptor translates to MKKQHSYLSIIFLLLCLVFAPNNLFAQAKNTVSGKVSDETGQTVPGANVSLKDTGKSTVTDENGNYIFSDVIAGSYTVEATNVGYKTYSKEITVKEGESLQVNLLLEGESQNLKEVVVTGSSTPRSKLESSVAITTMGAKAIEDRAPSSTAALLQTIPGFVVEASGGEIGNNLFARGIPSAGAYEYVQIQEDGLPVFEDGALQFANADTFYRLDETVSKMEAVRGGSASIFANNAPGGIINFISKTGQNEFMGRAKFTTSDYGMFRTDLNLSGALIQDKLFFNVGGFYRADNGVRNTGFTANKGGQIKGNITYKFDDSDYLRVNFKHLDDRNTFYLPIPLKSNNGKIEGIDGFNPNYGTLTSVNFSHLNVPQYGGGTFSADLEDGSHPVINSIGAEFKKKISEKVTFKNAFKQTSIDLNYNAIFPNGGPWTQDAYATDIQNTTAGNLAYSYVDNGAALDPNALIMRADLWHIQKKMNNFANNFSFSFDLDPVKLTAGYYYSNWKSNQYWNWNSYLVSVSDNPRLLNVKDNTTGVDHTWNGVERITWLERDAQTKGLLNDIYADAEIKATDNLTFNAGLRYNKDKYSGYRDNARFFAEDLGILDNNTADDAVTTVKGNPYTYWRYDVSEWSYTAAGNYKFNDKMASYVRYSHGFRSPIEESFYDNAADLSKLENTQVNQFELGYKYANSFFSVNANLFHMGLKNVAFTDILSDGSSENKFADVNNIGLEVETNARYEMVKLNFTFTVQKPEYDNFTGTNADGSTFDFNGNTARRIPKFFCNLRPEVDITKDFTAYVQFSYYDKKFTNQDNRQVLPAYKEVGAGLNYTYNNLRFAVDASNLFNEIGLTEGDPRQTTSAASDVFMARPILGRAFRFSVAVNF
- a CDS encoding MFS transporter, which codes for MKNIGIKISLYLNYFVFAILLNSVGIVILKSQRNYGVDEVQASILEAFKDMPIAIVSFFIASFLPRIGYRKAMLTGLGLVTLACISMYFGNSFDNAKILFATVGVSFALIKVSVYSLIGTVTETKKEHNALMSSIEGFFMVGIALAYFLFPAFNNENDPNSWLNVYWFLAGLSLLSFLFLFFVKFEEAEVSAGANLKDDFMQMFKLMAKLLTVIFVISVFLFVMIEQGILSWLPTFNTKVLHLPENISIMMASILAISLAIGRLIAGIVTKKVNWIWVLSFCIISAMLLVIFVLPKTVGLEVKNINTLSDIPLIGFAFPLIGLFIAPIYPLLNSIVLSALPKNLQSSMTGLIVIFSALGGTLGSRITGWLFKNEGPEKAFYFTLIPMSLLLISFFILKKITARDEI